A window of the Branchiostoma floridae strain S238N-H82 chromosome 12, Bfl_VNyyK, whole genome shotgun sequence genome harbors these coding sequences:
- the LOC118428205 gene encoding protein shisa-4-like, whose translation MCSGGDEGCCRFRGGCVHCLGWTLIVLGVVGAVLAVVLDALYAQYFFAPITMINGPIWGGVFVIVTGGLAVCSGRNPEKKGKMVAALVLSIFATMAAMCIWILALLGMLIDGPQCGFFRRGPDRWFSGYLYSWYGLEEEDDWKNIDCTPAYALHALLIVIGLLEVALALAVSIMSCCGTCCAPRNETQGAAYTSDGQQVIIIQGGAGPGQPSPQPGQKPYPVQQLPTGQQQLYPGQQPPYPVQPSPGQQPPYPGQPIPGQQPPYPGQQPSYPVQPAPGQQPYPVQQQVPYPVQPQMQYSAPPPDQSGAVPSAPAPSYDDAVKGEKI comes from the exons ATGTGCAGCGGCGGGGATGAGGGTTGCTGCCGGTTCCGCGGCGGATGCGTCCACTGCCTTGGTTGGACCCTGATCGTGCTCGGCGTCGTTGGCGCCGTCCTGGCCGTAGTCCTGGACGCCTTGTACGCGCAGTACTTCTTTGCACCAATCACAATGATCAACGGGCCCATCTGGGGCGGCGTTTTT GTGATAGTCACCGGAGGACTTGCTGTGTGTAGCGGAAGAAACCCGGAGAAGAAGGGCAAA ATGGTTGCCGCTCTAGTTCTGAGTATTTTCGCCACCATGGCCGCCATGTGCATCTGGATCTTGGCCCTGCTCGGCATGCTTATAGACGGACCCCAATGTGGATTCTTCCGCAGAGGTCCGGATCGATGGTTTAGCGGTTATTTATACAG TTGGTATGGGTTGGAGGAAGAAGACGATTGGAAAAACATCGACTGCACACCAGCATATGCACTGCATGCCCTGCTGATCGTCATCGGACTGCTAGAGGTCGCTCTTGCACTGGCCGTGTCCATCATGAGCTGCTGTGGGACCTGCTGCGCTCCCCGAAATGAAACCCAG GGCGCCGCGTACACGTCAGATGGACAGcaggtcatcatcatccaggGCGGAG CCGGTCCGGGACAGCCATCTCCCCAGCCCGGTCAGAAGCCCTACCCGGTACAGCAATTACCTACTGGACAACAGCAGCTATACCCTGGACAGCAACCACCCTACCCGGTACAGCCTTCTCCTGGACAGCAACCACCCTACCCTGGGCAGCCGATCCCCGGACAGCAGCCGCCCTACCCTGGACAGCAACCATCTTACCCGGTACAGCCAGCCCCAGGACAGCAACCATACCCGGTACAGCAACAGGTGCCCTATCCGGTACAACCTCAGATGCAGTACAGTGCCCCTCCGCCAGACCAGAGCGGCGCTGTTCCATCGGCGCCCGCACCAAGCTACGACGACGCTGTGAAGGGCGAGAAGATATGA
- the LOC118427770 gene encoding angiopoietin-4-like — MDVRQAGGAILLMFAALLAMPPPPQVGAAPALDPQQELRALRNLISKVDKEMAGVGRTAKTLDMILTDMESRFDGLIQNVTRLEQQRDELSDSCGALPAEDGVTAGVTASSATTAEGPRVKDCEELLPYGLTQSGVYTIYVDNRPVRVFCRLENGVDAWTVIQRRQDGSVNFNRSWAEYKTGFGDPGVEYWLGNEIIHQLTSSGDFYKMYVYMEDWEGGYIHIQFDEFYLESSATKYKLRLNLLRGGNTRNAMYFNTGQAFTTYDQDNGGYGADCAKRYGGGWWFYGPACVYANLNGNYVPGGQTQDGIGLVWLYWRSPVWYSAKVTEMRIMKRDENIPIRQP, encoded by the exons ATGGATGTACGGCAAGCCGGAGGAGCCATTCTGCTGATGTTCGCGGCTCTTCTCGCCATGCCGCCGCCGCCCCAGGTCGGCGCCGCTCCCGCTCTGGACCCGCAGCAGGAGCTTCGTGCCCTGCGCA ATCTTATATCAAAGGTGGACAAAGAAATGGCCGGAGTGGGGCGCACAGCTAAAACATTGGACATGATACTGACTGACATGGAATCGCGGTTCGATGGGCTAATCC AAAACGTGACACGCCTGGAGCAGCAGCGTGATGAGCTGTCTGACAGTTGTGGCGCGCTCCCGGCGGAAGACGGCGTCACTGCAGGGGTGACAGCAAGTTCAGCGACAACAGCGGAAGGACCGCGTGTCAAAG ACTGTGAAGAGCTGCTGCCGTACGGGTTGACCCAAAGCGGCGTGTACACCATCTATGTCGACAACCGGCCAGTGAGGGTCTTCTGCCGCCTCGAGAATGGCGTCGACGCCTGGACCGTCATCCAGCGGCGTCAGGACGGCTCCGTCAACTTCAACCGCTCCTGGGCCGAATACAAGACGGGGTTCGGCGACCCTGGGGTGGAGTACTGGCTGGGGAACGAGATCATCCACCAGCTGACGAGCAGCGGGGATTTCTACAAGATGTACGTGTACATGGAGGATTGGGAGGGAGGGTACATCCACATCCAGTTTGACGAGTTCTACCTGGAGAGCTCGGCGACCAAGTACAAGCTGCGACTGAACCTCCTGCGTGGCGGGAACACCCGGAACGCCATGTACTTCAACACGGGACAGGCCTTCACCACGTACGATCAAGACAATGGCGGGTACGGAGCAGACTGCGCCAAG AGGTACGGCGGAGGCTGGTGGTTTTACGGGCCCGCCTGTGTGTACGCCAACCTGAACGGGAACTACGTGCCGGGCGGGCAGACACAGGACGGGATCGGCCTGGTCTGGCTCTACTGGCGCTCGCCGGTCTGGTACTCCGCTAAAGTCACCGAGATGAGGATCATGAAGCGGGATGAAAACATCCCCATCCGCCAGCCTTAG
- the LOC118427466 gene encoding emopamil-binding protein-like yields the protein MAESAELFSQLVIVLLFVSFLQFVAGLVLAQIFGRRVSRVDKWVLVWLFYDAIVHFTFEGPFVYFSLVGTVAKSDSLLTEVWKEYGKADSRWLHSDPTIVSLEILTVVLDGLLCLVAVYAICKDKHYRHIVQITLCVCELYGGWMTFCPEWLTGSPSLDTSNALYLWIYLIFFNGLWVVVPGLLMLQSWGELRDLHRGTRKTKQK from the exons ATGGCGGAATCCGCAGAACTTTTCTCCCAACTCGTGATTGTCTTGCTGTTCGTCTCGTTCTTGCAGTTCGTGGCCGGCCTAGTTTTGGCGCAGATTTTCGGCAGAAGAGTTTCCAGGGTGGACAAATGGGTACTGGTGTGGCTGTTCTATGACGCTATCGTCCATTTTACCTTC GAGGGACCATTTGTATACTTCTCCCTTGTTGGAACAGTGGCGAAATCAGACAGCCTGCTGACGGAAGTGT GGAAGGAGTATGGCAAGGCTGACTCCCGCTGGCTGCACTCTGACCCCACCATCGTGTCTCTGGAGATCCTGACAGTCGTGTTAGACGGACTCCTGTGTCTGGTGGCCGTCTACGCCATCTGTAAGGACAAACATTACAG GCACATTGTGCAGATtactctgtgtgtctgtgagctCTATGGAG GTTGGATGACATTCTGCCCCGAGTGGCTGACAGGCAGCCCCAGTCTGGACACCAGTAACGCCCTGTACCTGTGGATCTATCTGATCTTCTTCAACGGCCTGTGGGTGGTGGTGCCTGGGCTACTGATGCTGCAGTCATGGGGGGAACTCAGGGACCTTCACAGGGGaaccagaaaaacaaaacagaaatag